Sequence from the uncultured Draconibacterium sp. genome:
ATACACAACAATACGGTTATAGGTAGATTGCAGAATCAGGCCGGGATTAAACGGATCCTGCACAAAATTGAATGCTCCTCCTTCCGATGAGATAACTCTTTTTTTTCCATTCTTTAGCACAAAACTCCCCTGGTTATGCCCGATTAAAAGCTCATCGTCGACTACTTTCAAATCCCATATCTGGTCCTGCGTGCCCTGAACAAGTTTAATCTCATCGTTATCCAAATCAAGCGATGCTTCAAATAATCCCTGGTTCGTGCCAAGGTACAGTTTGTTCTCGAAAATGGCCGTGGAGTAGATAGCCCCCGCTCCCGATAACTTTTTAACCACAAAACTTTTGTTGGGATTGTCGGCAACAAAACCAATTCCAATATCGAGCGCCAGCCAGACATTCTGTCTTTCATCGCTGGCAATACCTAACACAGTATTGTTCGGAAGACCATTCCTGGTATTTACTCTTGCTATCTGCTTTCCTTCCCTATCAAAAATGACAATACCATCGACAAGTGAACCAATTATTATTTGGCCGTTCTGAGTGTGATAGCCCCTGTTTAGTTCGTTACTTATAAAATAAGAAGTCCATTCGTCATTCCACTGTTTCAGTGCTTTGCCGTCCCAATGAAAAATTCCCCTGTCAGCTGTACCAATCAGCAGGTTCCCGTTGTCGGCGGAAATAATAAATTTAACCGTTGTGCCGATCAGCGCATCATCGAAAATTATTCGTTCTACATTATCGTTTTCAACTTGCCATATTCCATTATCCCTGACAGAAACCAAAATACGATCTTCAACCTGATTCATTACCGAGATCCCCCCATCAAGATGTAGCGAGTAAACACTATCGTTATGATAAGTCAAAATTTTATTAAACGACTGAAAGTAAACGTAATCATCTTTAACGGCGATATTCCAAATCTCCAGATTGGGGTTTTCTTCAAGAAATGATTTGGCTTTTTGGTTAAGCGACTCGTAGACCAGTTCTCCGGTAGGTGTTGGTTTCCAAAAGCCCAGTTCCATGTATCCGCCGGTATAAATAACCGAATCGGCAACCGCTTTAACCGATCGTACAATGGTATTGTTTGGTAACCTGTTCATTGTCCAGTTGGTCCCGTCGAACGAAAGAAGCCCCGAATGATTCGCAAAATAAACGATTCCGTTGTTGGCAATACTAACTCCCCAGTTTTGCCGGGCTCCTTTATAGATGCTTTGGTCGAATTTCACAACTCCCGTTTCCTCTTCCAAAGCCAGGGAAGTGATAGCCCAAATAACCAAAAAGATGGTGCCTATGATCGATTTTGTTCCGATTCTTAGCATCGAATGTTAATGATTTAACAGATGACAAATGGATGTTATTCCTCCGGTTTCTACTCCAAACCCCATTTTTTACGAAATAAATAAAATTAAATGTATAAAAAAATAAAAAGAATTCATAAACAAACCATCATTTTAAACCCTGTTTTACAACTACTTACAATTACTGTTTCTTTTACAGGATGAGGTAATAATGAGGTAGATAAAACAATTCACTTTCGCTGAAAGTATCAATAGTGTATTTATTTGATTGTTTTCCGCCTTGCTGTCACCGTAACTTTGACGTCAAACTAATTCAAATTTTAAAGTTATGCGAAAAACATTCTTTATTGTATTTCTCCTTTTTTCGTTTTCAACCCTATTTGCGCAGGATAGAATTTCTATCTCCGGCTCGGTGGTTGATCCTAACGGAATAACTCTTCCGGGAGTATCCGTTTTGGAAAAAGGAACAACTAACGGAGTTGTTACAGACATTGACGGCAATTACACATTGTCGGTAAAACAGGGAGCCACTGTAGTTTTTAGTTACATTGGTTTTTTATCACAGGAAATAAAGCCACAACAATCAGGTACCATCAACATTCAATTACAGGAAGATGTTGTTGGCCTTGAGGAAGTGGTTGTGGTTGGTTACGGATCGATGAAAAAGGCCGATCTTACCTCTTCAATTTCCACACTTAAATCAGACGAACTGGTAAAAACACCTGCCGGACAGGCTATGCAGTCGTTGCAGGGAAAAGTTGCCGGAGTACAAATTGTGAATTCCGGATCGCCCGGTAGTTCACCAACAGTACGTATTCGTGGTATCGGATCATTTCCGGGAAGCAGTAATTCATCACCTTTGTATGTCGTTGACGGAATGTATTTCGACAACATCGATTTCCTAAACCCATCCGATATCGAAACTTTATCGATTTTGAAAGATGCATCGGCATCGGCTATTTATGGAGTTAGGGCAGCAAACGGAGTGGTATTGATTACTACAAAAAAAGGTTCGTTAAACACACAAACCAGCATCACCTACGAAGGATACTACGGTATTCAGGTTCCGCAAAACGTAATGCAAATGGCCAACGCCGAACAATTTGTTGATTACGTTTACCAAACCGGTTCGGCAGCCGACATCAGTTTTGTCGAAAATGCCATGCAGCGTTATGGCCGTAGCCGCGTGAACCCGAACGTACCAAACGTAAATACCGACTGGTATGCCGAGATTATGAAATCGCATGCCCGCCAGCAAAACCACTCGGTTTCTGTTTTGGGTGGTAACGATAAAACTTCTTATTCAATGGGAGTGAATTACTACGATCAGGAAGGATTGCTGGAAGCCGACGATTCGTACAAAAGAATGAATATTCGTGCGTCAATCGATCACCAGGCAAACAAATGGTTAAAAACCGGGGTAAATTTTAATGTAAGTAACGGAACCCGCTATATTGCCGACGATGCAGCCTGGTTTAGTGCTTATCATGCCGTGCCGATTTTACCGGTATACGACCAACAGAATTACGATGAATTGGTAGCGCAGGGAATTGATTATCCTAGTAATTATTCAAGTGCACAATTGCTGGATTATCGCGGTTCGCAAAACCCGTTTTTAAGTCTTGCTTATAATGATTCGCGTCAAGACATCAGAAAAATACTTGCCGGTATTTATGCCGAGGTTGACATCCTTCCAAATCTGTTAACATTTAAAAGTGCATACAATTCTTCAATGATGTTCCTGAAGGCTCGTAGTGTTGGATTGCCCTATTATATCACTAATTCGACGAGAAGAACTTTATCTTCCATTTCATCTTCGCGAACTACCAATGTAAATCAGTTCTTTGATAACACATTAACATACACCGACAGTTTTGGCGACCACAATATTACCGCAATGGCCGGTATGTCGTACCGCGACGAGTGGTATGATTATCTGGGCGGTTCGGCCGAAGATATTCCACTGAATGAAAATGCATGGTACATCAACCAGTCGCAGTCGGAGTCATCAAAACAAGTTGGCGATAACGGAGAGCGCCTGTACGGTGTCTCGTATTTCGGACGTGTATCGTACAACTACAATAATAAATACATTGCATATTTCACCATCCGCCAGGAAGGAACACAAAAGTACCAGGAAAAATGGGGTACTTTCCCTGCCTTTGGTTTAGGATGGGTAGTTACCGAAGAGAGCTTTATGGAAAATGTTGGTTTTCTCGACTACCTGAAACTGAGAGGTGGCTGGGGAAAACTGGGTAACGATAAAATTGCCCGCCAGGATGGAGCAAATACTACCAATCCGGTTTATTTGGCAATCGACGATATGCAGGTTGACGGAACAACCACAACAAGCACATTTGGTTATTTGGGTTGGGAAACCGTAACCGGGACCAATGTTGGTTTGAACGCCGAATTGTTTGGTAATCGTTTAACCATTGATGCCGACTACTTTATCCGCGACACGGAAGATGCGGCTATCCCGGTAAGTTTGAAATTGCAATCGGGAAGTGTTTTGCGTAACGTTGGTACTATCCGTAACTCGGGATTGGAACTTGCAGTAGGCTGGCGAAACGAAATTAACAAAGATTTTAGCTACAACCTTGGCGTGAACATTTCAACACTGAAAAACGAAGTGCGCGACCTTTACGGGCAAACCTACATTAACGGAGGTTCGGCCGAGTTCAGACAACGTTCTCAGGTTGGTGAGCCACTGCTTTCGTTCTATGGCTATGAAGTAGCAGGTATTTACCAAAACGAAGCTGAAATTAATGCTGATCCGGTAGCCGTTGACAATTCACTGGTTCCGGGCGATTTCAGGTTTGTTGATCAGAACAACGACGATGTGATCAATGACGACGACAAAGTATTCCTTGGTTCGTACATTCCAACATTCTCTTACGGTGGATTTATAGGACTGAACTATAAAGACTTTGAATTCTCGATGAATATTATGGGCCAGACAGGTAACAAAATTCTTAACCGTAAACGTGGCGAAATCATCTGGACAAACGATACCAACATCGACGCAGATTTGGCCAAGGGATTATGGACAGGCGAAGGAACATCGAACAAATATCCATCGGCTTCGGCACTACGCCGCGGATGGAACCAGAACTTTAGCGATTACCTGGTGGAAGACGGAAACTTCTTCCGCATTCAGAACATTCAGTTGGCCTACAATATTGATGGCGAAAAGCTGTTTGGCGCAGGAATGCCCGATGCCAGAGTATTTGTAACTGCAGAAAAGCCGCTTACAGTATTTAAATACAACGGATTTAATCCTGAGGTTAACAACGGTATCGACCGCCAGTTTTATCCGGTTCCGGCCGTTTATACAATTGGGGTAAATCTAAAATTCTAAACACTTTAAGACATGAAGAAGAAACTTTTAATAAAATATTTTGCACCCGTATTATTAAGCGGGCTGCTATTAGTGTCGGGAATTGGATGTACCGACAAACTAGACCAACCTTTTGAAAACGAATCGTTTACCAGCGACGTAGATTATACCATTGGTGAAAATATGATTTTACCATTATTGGGAGCTTACCAGGGCTTGTATACCCGCTCGTGGGAAGAGCCGTTAACGCTGGGAATTCGTGGCGACGATGTTAATGCTGCAGGCGACCAGGTTCCTATGCAGGAACAGGATAATTATATGTACCAGGCCAGCCACTGGAATCCGAACTCTGTGTGGCAGCTACACTACAACGATATTGTAAATACATTTACTGCAATCGAAGAAATTAATAAGTACCGCGAGGCATCGGGGAACGATGCAATGGCCGATCAGTACATTGCCGAATGCCGTGTTATGCGAGCCTACCTTTACCTGAATATTGCACGAACTTTTGGTGGTTGTATTGTTATCGACCAGCTGGACAATATTCAGAATACACCGGTAAGCAACAAAGCAGAGGTAATGCAATATATTGTTGACGAAATGACCGATGCCATTCCAAACCTTCCAGATGTTCATCCGAATAAACGTAGTGATATCCGGGGAGGTATGACCACCTACACGGCTTACGCAATCCAGGCGCTGGCATACCAGGAAATGAAAGATTATCAGGGGGTGGTTAATGCAACATCTCAAATTATCAACTCGGGCGAGTTTAAACTGGCCGACGACTTCTATCACCTGTTCAAAAAGGCCGGCAAATTGGATGATGAGAATATCATGGAATTCCAGTATTCCGATTTCAACCAGGGTGAAGGCGACCGTTTTGGTTTTCTGTTTGCCCCATTTGGAATTGGCGGATGGACCCCCGTTGTAACCGGTGCCGGAGCAGGTTGGGGATTTTATGAACCTACTTTAAAATACATCGAATTTATGCTCGACAGAGGCGAGGTAGTTCGTCTGGAAACCAGTGTTATTTTCACGCCGGATGGTATTACCGAACTTCGGAATGACTACGGAGACATTCCTGAGTGGATTACCAATACCAACCGCGAAGGCGATATTTTTAACAACAACGCCCGCTTAAACTTTGTAAGTGGAAAACACAGCCAGCCTTCTACCGAATTAATTCCCGGAAGAACATCATACGGAAGTAACAAAAACTTTATTGTAATCCGTTACTCCGAAATGTTGCTGACATATGCAGAAGCGCTTACCCGTGGTGCATCAAGCAGTATTTCAATGAGTGCCGACGAGGCAGTGAACAAGGTTCGCGCACGTGCCGGATTAACCAGCTTATCGGGAGTTTCCACACAAGATGTACTCGATGAAAAGTTTGCTGAACTGGCTATGGAATGGGGTACCCGCTATTACGATATGATACGTACGGAAAACATAAGTGCCCTTTCGTATGGTGGAAGAACTTTTACCATGGGAAAAGCCTATTTGCCATTCCCGGCCGATCAGGTTGCTGAATTACCACAACTGGAAGAAGGAATCCAATAAAACGATAAAACATGAAGACTTATAATAAATTATTTATACTTGCATTGATACTTTTTGCTTTCAATGCATGCGACCAAAACTACATCGATGGAATATCGGCTGTAGATCCGGGAGCGGATGAAACAGCTCCACAGGTAACCATTAACTTTCCGCCCGAAGGTTACGAAATTCAAACAAACGCTGCTATTGCTTCGGTTGATATTGATTTTGAAGTGCGTGACGATATTGAAATCGGATCAATCTCTGTAAAAATCGATGGTGCTGAAATTGCCAGCTATTCAGAATTTATGGATTATCGTGTGGCTATGAGAACATATACCTACGATAATGTTACAACAGGCTCGCACGTATTAAGTGTAACAGCCACCGATCTCGACGGGAAAACGACAACGGCAACTATAAACTTTGCCAAGTCGCCACCATACGTACCGCAATACGAAGGCGAAATTTTCTATATGCCGTTTAATAATGAATACAGAGACATGGTAAGTCTGAACAATGCAACCGTGACAGGCTCGCCTGGTTTTGCCCCAGGTATTCAGGGAGGAACGAGTTATTTAGGAGCAGCTGAATCGTATTTGACTTTCCCATCTGCAGGATTGGCTCAAGGAGAAGAATTTAGCGCTAGTTTCTGGCTCAAAATTGATGCTTCAGATACGCGAGCTGGAATTCTGTCAATTGCCCCAGCCGAACCAAGTAGCCCATCAGACAAACCTAGTGGTTTTGGATTTATCAGAGAAGGTAGCGAGACAAGCCAGAAATTCTTACTGCTTGTTGGTAACGGCACCAATGCTACGTGGTTTAATCCAGGAGCACCGGCAACAATCGACCCAACCGTTCAAAACGGATGGATTCATTTTGCCATTTCTATTTCAGCTACAGAAGCCGCATTTTACATGAATGGCGAACAAGTGAGCCAGGGAGAATTCTCCGGTATTGACTGGTCTGATGTTGGGCCTTTATCAATTATGTCAGGCGATCCAAATTTCTCAGGCTGGAATCATAAAACAGAAAAGGGACAAATGGATGAATTAAGATTGTTTAATAAAGCCCTTACACAAGATGAAGTAAAAACCATTATGCTGAAAGAACAAGCCGCTTTCTATATGGATTTTAACGGAGATTATACCGATGCCATTACCGGGACGGATGCAACAGAAGTTGGAAATCCTGGTTTTAGCTATGGTAACGGAATTTCCGGAGATGCGTACCAGGGAGCTGCAGAATCGTATCTCACCTTCCCTTCTGAAGGATTGGCACAGGGAGAAGAATTAAGTACCAGCTTTTGGTTGAAAATCGACGCCTCTGATACGCGGGCTGGTATTATTAATATCGCTCCGGCAGATCCGGCAGGACCATCAGATAAACCCAGTGGTTTCGGATTTATCAGAGAAGGCAACGAGACAAGTCAGAAATTTATACTACTCGTAGGAAATGGCACAAATGCATCGTGGTTCAATCCGGGTGCCCCGGCAACAATAGATCCAACAATTCAAAACGGATGGATTCATTTTGCAATTTCCATTTCAGCTACAGAAGCAGCATTTTACATGGATGGAGAGCAGGTAAGCCAGGGAGAATTTCCCGGTATAGACTGGTCTGACGTTGGGCCTTTATCAATTATGTCAGGTGATCCAAATTTCTCTGGATGGAACCACAAGACAGAAAAAGGACAAATGGACGATTTGTATATCTTCCATAAAGCACTTACTCCGGAAGAGGTTACTTTAATGATGCAAGACGGTTTATAGAGCACTATAAGGTAGTTTTAAGAATTGGCCCACTGTGGTTCGCAGTGGGTCAATTCCAACTTTTTCTTTAATTTTCAAAAACTCTTATTTGCTGATTCTGATGCGTATATTCCATAAATTATTATTCCTTTTGTTACTTTCAGGAATGATCGTTTCCTGCAGCAAGGATGATTCCGAGGTAGAAAAACCTACTGAAGATTTGTCGGTTACGTACGCCTATATCGGCGAAACGGCCCTTACTGCAAGTGGCGAAAATGCGAATGTGCCCATCGACGAAACGATCGAAATCCGTTTTAATATAGCGGTAAATACAGTTTCTGCCGAAGCAAGCATTAAACTTATGGATGCAGATAATAATCCATTGGCATTAACATTTTCCTATTTCAACAATAATCAGTTGGTAAAGATCGATCATCAGGATCTGGAGGAAAATGCAACTTACACCTTAACAATTTCACCTGATTTGGAAGGGGCAAACAAAGAGCCTTTTAAAGGGCAATCGTATACCTTTTCAACACTTACAACACCATTGATTCTGGAAAGTGTGCAGATTGATGAGGTGGCTTACAATCCGTTGTCGCGAATTTTAAACATTAACCGCAAACCGGTGATCCGGCTGCAATTTAATTCAGCCGTTTCAAAAGACGATATTTCTCTTTATTCAACTTATTCCAGTAATGGGGCCTCGGTGGCTTCAACATATAATCAGGTAGACGAACAAACTATTTCTGTTGAGATTTCGCAGGAAATGGAAGGTTTTAGTAAAACCGTTTTTGCCATTTCATCCGACATTGAAAATCGTATTGACCGGCCTTTCGAAGGGTTAGAACTGAACTTTTACACACAAGCCGATACCACTCCAAAATTCCCTTTAATTTCGGACGAGGAATTGTTAACGCTGGTTCAACGGCAAACATTCAAATATTTCTGGGATTTCGCGCATCCGGCAAGCGGATTGGCACGGGAACGGAATACTTCAGGTAATACTGTAACCACAGGAGGATCAGGTTTTGGAGTAATGTCGATATTGGTAGGTATTGAACGCGGATTTATTACCCGTCAGCAAGGAATTGACAGATTGGAAACCATTGTCGACTTTTTAACGAATGCCGATCGTTTTCACGGCGTATGGCCACACTGGTTAAACGGCGAAACCGGGCAAACCATTCCGTTCAGCACAAACGACGATGGCGGCGATTTGGTTGAAACGGCTTTTATGATGCAGGGATTACTGACTGTGAGACAGTACCTGAATTCCGGCAATTCGCAGGAATCATCTCTGATTGA
This genomic interval carries:
- a CDS encoding TonB-dependent receptor; its protein translation is MRKTFFIVFLLFSFSTLFAQDRISISGSVVDPNGITLPGVSVLEKGTTNGVVTDIDGNYTLSVKQGATVVFSYIGFLSQEIKPQQSGTINIQLQEDVVGLEEVVVVGYGSMKKADLTSSISTLKSDELVKTPAGQAMQSLQGKVAGVQIVNSGSPGSSPTVRIRGIGSFPGSSNSSPLYVVDGMYFDNIDFLNPSDIETLSILKDASASAIYGVRAANGVVLITTKKGSLNTQTSITYEGYYGIQVPQNVMQMANAEQFVDYVYQTGSAADISFVENAMQRYGRSRVNPNVPNVNTDWYAEIMKSHARQQNHSVSVLGGNDKTSYSMGVNYYDQEGLLEADDSYKRMNIRASIDHQANKWLKTGVNFNVSNGTRYIADDAAWFSAYHAVPILPVYDQQNYDELVAQGIDYPSNYSSAQLLDYRGSQNPFLSLAYNDSRQDIRKILAGIYAEVDILPNLLTFKSAYNSSMMFLKARSVGLPYYITNSTRRTLSSISSSRTTNVNQFFDNTLTYTDSFGDHNITAMAGMSYRDEWYDYLGGSAEDIPLNENAWYINQSQSESSKQVGDNGERLYGVSYFGRVSYNYNNKYIAYFTIRQEGTQKYQEKWGTFPAFGLGWVVTEESFMENVGFLDYLKLRGGWGKLGNDKIARQDGANTTNPVYLAIDDMQVDGTTTTSTFGYLGWETVTGTNVGLNAELFGNRLTIDADYFIRDTEDAAIPVSLKLQSGSVLRNVGTIRNSGLELAVGWRNEINKDFSYNLGVNISTLKNEVRDLYGQTYINGGSAEFRQRSQVGEPLLSFYGYEVAGIYQNEAEINADPVAVDNSLVPGDFRFVDQNNDDVINDDDKVFLGSYIPTFSYGGFIGLNYKDFEFSMNIMGQTGNKILNRKRGEIIWTNDTNIDADLAKGLWTGEGTSNKYPSASALRRGWNQNFSDYLVEDGNFFRIQNIQLAYNIDGEKLFGAGMPDARVFVTAEKPLTVFKYNGFNPEVNNGIDRQFYPVPAVYTIGVNLKF
- a CDS encoding RagB/SusD family nutrient uptake outer membrane protein gives rise to the protein MKKKLLIKYFAPVLLSGLLLVSGIGCTDKLDQPFENESFTSDVDYTIGENMILPLLGAYQGLYTRSWEEPLTLGIRGDDVNAAGDQVPMQEQDNYMYQASHWNPNSVWQLHYNDIVNTFTAIEEINKYREASGNDAMADQYIAECRVMRAYLYLNIARTFGGCIVIDQLDNIQNTPVSNKAEVMQYIVDEMTDAIPNLPDVHPNKRSDIRGGMTTYTAYAIQALAYQEMKDYQGVVNATSQIINSGEFKLADDFYHLFKKAGKLDDENIMEFQYSDFNQGEGDRFGFLFAPFGIGGWTPVVTGAGAGWGFYEPTLKYIEFMLDRGEVVRLETSVIFTPDGITELRNDYGDIPEWITNTNREGDIFNNNARLNFVSGKHSQPSTELIPGRTSYGSNKNFIVIRYSEMLLTYAEALTRGASSSISMSADEAVNKVRARAGLTSLSGVSTQDVLDEKFAELAMEWGTRYYDMIRTENISALSYGGRTFTMGKAYLPFPADQVAELPQLEEGIQ
- a CDS encoding LamG domain-containing protein; the encoded protein is MKTYNKLFILALILFAFNACDQNYIDGISAVDPGADETAPQVTINFPPEGYEIQTNAAIASVDIDFEVRDDIEIGSISVKIDGAEIASYSEFMDYRVAMRTYTYDNVTTGSHVLSVTATDLDGKTTTATINFAKSPPYVPQYEGEIFYMPFNNEYRDMVSLNNATVTGSPGFAPGIQGGTSYLGAAESYLTFPSAGLAQGEEFSASFWLKIDASDTRAGILSIAPAEPSSPSDKPSGFGFIREGSETSQKFLLLVGNGTNATWFNPGAPATIDPTVQNGWIHFAISISATEAAFYMNGEQVSQGEFSGIDWSDVGPLSIMSGDPNFSGWNHKTEKGQMDELRLFNKALTQDEVKTIMLKEQAAFYMDFNGDYTDAITGTDATEVGNPGFSYGNGISGDAYQGAAESYLTFPSEGLAQGEELSTSFWLKIDASDTRAGIINIAPADPAGPSDKPSGFGFIREGNETSQKFILLVGNGTNASWFNPGAPATIDPTIQNGWIHFAISISATEAAFYMDGEQVSQGEFPGIDWSDVGPLSIMSGDPNFSGWNHKTEKGQMDDLYIFHKALTPEEVTLMMQDGL
- a CDS encoding glucoamylase family protein, which codes for MRIFHKLLFLLLLSGMIVSCSKDDSEVEKPTEDLSVTYAYIGETALTASGENANVPIDETIEIRFNIAVNTVSAEASIKLMDADNNPLALTFSYFNNNQLVKIDHQDLEENATYTLTISPDLEGANKEPFKGQSYTFSTLTTPLILESVQIDEVAYNPLSRILNINRKPVIRLQFNSAVSKDDISLYSTYSSNGASVASTYNQVDEQTISVEISQEMEGFSKTVFAISSDIENRIDRPFEGLELNFYTQADTTPKFPLISDEELLTLVQRQTFKYFWDFAHPASGLARERNTSGNTVTTGGSGFGVMSILVGIERGFITRQQGIDRLETIVDFLTNADRFHGVWPHWLNGETGQTIPFSTNDDGGDLVETAFMMQGLLTVRQYLNSGNSQESSLIDKINTLWETIEWDWYTQGGQDVLYWHWSENNDWAMNMKIRGWNEALIIYVLAASSPTHTIDKDVYTKGWARDGDMENTSNSTYYGYTLPLRTDMGGPLFFSHYSFLGLDPRNLSDQYANYWKQNVVHSKINQAYCADNPQNYVAYSDECWGLTASDGYSGYSAHSPNNDRGVLTPTAALSSMPYTPEESMEALRYFYYTLGDKLWGDYGFYDAFDFTNGWVADSYLAIDQGPIVVMIENYRTNLFWDLFMSCPEVQSGLTKLDFTY